Proteins from a single region of Nocardiopsis dassonvillei subsp. dassonvillei DSM 43111:
- a CDS encoding glycosyltransferase family 4 protein, which produces MTVGMRVGLVCPYAWDVPGGVQQHVGDLAEALTGMGHEVSVLAPVGDADTGALPDYLVPAGRPVPVPYNGSVARLTFGPRAASRVRRWIAEGGFDVLHIHEPSAPSVSLLACWAADGPVVATFHTANPRSRAMAVSSPALRSAMEKINGRIAVSEAARRTLVEHLGGDAVLIPNGVAVRRFAHADPLPGWPGEGGSIGFLGRLDEPRKGLGVLLEAFVLMAPERPGLRLMVAGPGDASAAMEAVPGHLRERVVLLGRLDDADKARAYHSADVFCAPNLGGESFGIVLTEAMASGAAIVASDIPAFAAVLDGGAAGELFAAGDPAHLAERAGALLEAPARRAELSRAARRAVRAYDWDTVAADVAHVYRTVLLWDGNGDGGGHSGGVGLDGGPRATALLRRGTT; this is translated from the coding sequence GTGACCGTGGGCATGCGGGTCGGCCTGGTCTGCCCCTACGCCTGGGACGTCCCGGGCGGGGTGCAGCAGCACGTCGGCGACCTCGCCGAGGCGCTCACCGGCATGGGGCACGAGGTGTCGGTACTGGCGCCGGTGGGCGACGCGGACACCGGCGCCCTGCCGGACTACCTCGTTCCCGCCGGAAGACCGGTCCCGGTGCCCTACAACGGATCGGTGGCCCGGCTCACCTTCGGCCCCAGGGCCGCCTCGCGGGTGCGCCGGTGGATCGCCGAGGGCGGGTTCGACGTCCTGCACATCCACGAGCCGTCCGCGCCGAGCGTCTCGCTGCTGGCGTGCTGGGCGGCCGACGGCCCCGTGGTGGCCACCTTCCACACCGCCAACCCCCGGTCGCGGGCGATGGCGGTGAGCTCCCCGGCGCTGCGTTCGGCCATGGAGAAGATCAACGGCCGCATCGCCGTGTCCGAGGCCGCCAGGCGCACCCTGGTCGAACACCTGGGCGGCGACGCCGTGCTCATCCCCAACGGGGTCGCGGTGCGCAGGTTCGCGCACGCAGACCCCCTGCCCGGCTGGCCGGGGGAGGGCGGCTCGATCGGCTTCCTGGGACGCCTGGACGAGCCCCGCAAGGGGCTGGGCGTCCTTCTGGAGGCCTTCGTGCTCATGGCCCCCGAACGCCCCGGCCTGCGCCTGATGGTGGCCGGGCCCGGCGACGCCTCGGCGGCGATGGAGGCCGTCCCCGGGCACCTGCGCGAACGCGTCGTGCTGCTCGGACGCCTGGACGACGCCGACAAGGCCCGCGCCTACCACTCCGCCGACGTGTTCTGCGCGCCCAACCTGGGCGGTGAGAGCTTCGGCATCGTGCTGACCGAGGCTATGGCCTCCGGCGCGGCCATCGTGGCCAGCGACATCCCCGCCTTCGCCGCGGTCCTGGACGGCGGGGCCGCCGGGGAGCTGTTCGCCGCGGGTGACCCCGCCCACCTGGCCGAACGTGCCGGTGCGCTGTTGGAGGCACCCGCGAGGCGTGCCGAGCTCTCTCGCGCCGCCCGCCGCGCGGTGCGCGCCTACGACTGGGACACCGTGGCCGCCGACGTCGCCCACGTCTACCGGACCGTCCTGCTGTGGGACGGGAACGGGGACGGGGGCGGCCACTCCGGCGGGGTGGGTCTGGACGGCGGGCCCCGGGCCACCGCCCTGCTGCGCCGGGGGACGACGTGA
- the pdxS gene encoding pyridoxal 5'-phosphate synthase lyase subunit PdxS → MANNAPNTSDNAVGTERVKRGMAEQLKNGVIMDVVTPEQAKIAEDAGAVAVMALERVPADIRRDGGVARMSDPDMIDGIVEAVSIPVMAKVRIGHFVEAQVLESLGVDFIDESEVLTPADEAYHIDKWAFTVPFVCGATNLGEALRRIGEGAAMIRSKGEAGTGNVVEATRHMRSIRGEIRRLGTLDEAELFGAAKELRAPYEVVKEVAALGRLPVPLFSAGGVATPADAALMRQLGAESVFVGSGIFKSGDPAKRADAIVQATLHYEDPAVIARVSRGLGEAMVGINLDELSDSQRYAGRGW, encoded by the coding sequence GTGGCCAACAACGCACCGAACACCTCCGACAACGCCGTCGGCACCGAGCGTGTCAAGCGCGGCATGGCCGAGCAGCTCAAGAACGGCGTCATCATGGACGTCGTCACGCCCGAGCAGGCCAAGATCGCCGAGGACGCCGGAGCCGTCGCGGTCATGGCCCTGGAGCGCGTCCCCGCCGACATCCGCAGGGACGGCGGTGTCGCCCGCATGTCCGACCCCGACATGATCGACGGCATCGTCGAGGCCGTCTCCATCCCGGTCATGGCCAAGGTCCGCATCGGCCACTTCGTCGAGGCCCAGGTCCTGGAGTCGCTCGGCGTCGACTTCATCGACGAGTCCGAGGTCCTCACCCCGGCCGACGAGGCCTACCACATCGACAAGTGGGCCTTCACCGTCCCCTTCGTGTGCGGGGCGACCAACCTGGGCGAGGCGCTGCGCCGCATCGGCGAGGGCGCGGCCATGATCCGTTCCAAGGGTGAGGCCGGGACCGGCAACGTCGTCGAGGCCACCCGCCACATGCGTTCCATCCGCGGCGAGATCCGGCGCCTGGGCACCCTGGACGAGGCCGAGCTGTTCGGCGCGGCCAAGGAGCTGCGCGCCCCCTACGAGGTCGTGAAGGAGGTGGCGGCGCTGGGCAGGCTCCCCGTCCCGCTGTTCTCCGCCGGAGGCGTGGCCACCCCGGCCGACGCCGCGCTCATGCGCCAGCTCGGCGCCGAGAGCGTGTTCGTGGGCTCGGGCATCTTCAAGTCCGGCGACCCGGCCAAGCGCGCCGACGCCATCGTGCAGGCCACCCTGCACTACGAGGACCCCGCGGTCATCGCGCGCGTGTCCCGCGGTCTGGGCGAGGCCATGGTCGGCATCAACCTGGACGAGCTGTCCGACTCCCAGCGCTACGCCGGCCGCGGCTGGTAG
- the pdxT gene encoding pyridoxal 5'-phosphate synthase glutaminase subunit PdxT, producing the protein MTATPTIGVLALQGDVAEHLRALQALDAHTVKVLSPDQLDALDGLVIPGGESTTMSKLAVRYGLMEPLRKRIAAGMPAYGTCAGMIMLADRILGGTADQQTVGGIDMTVRRNAFGRQTESFEAAVDIDGLEGDPFDAVFIRAPWVESVGPGVEVLGAVPGPDEAGRIVAVRQGGLMATSFHPELTGDTRIHRLFVDIVKGHS; encoded by the coding sequence TTGACCGCCACACCCACCATCGGCGTCCTCGCCCTCCAGGGCGACGTCGCCGAACACCTGCGCGCGCTCCAGGCACTGGACGCGCACACCGTCAAGGTGCTCTCCCCCGACCAGCTCGACGCCCTGGACGGGCTGGTCATCCCCGGCGGGGAGTCCACCACCATGTCCAAGCTGGCCGTCCGCTACGGCCTGATGGAACCGCTGCGCAAGCGGATCGCCGCGGGGATGCCCGCCTACGGCACGTGCGCCGGGATGATCATGCTCGCCGACCGCATCCTGGGCGGGACCGCCGACCAGCAGACCGTCGGCGGGATCGACATGACGGTGCGCCGCAACGCGTTCGGACGCCAGACCGAGTCCTTCGAGGCCGCCGTGGACATCGACGGCCTGGAGGGCGACCCCTTCGACGCGGTGTTCATCCGCGCGCCCTGGGTGGAGTCGGTCGGGCCCGGGGTCGAGGTGCTCGGCGCAGTGCCCGGCCCCGACGAGGCCGGTAGGATCGTCGCCGTACGGCAGGGCGGCCTGATGGCCACGTCCTTCCATCCCGAACTGACCGGCGACACGCGCATCCACCGCCTCTTCGTCGACATCGTGAAAGGACATTCATGA
- a CDS encoding YebC/PmpR family DNA-binding transcriptional regulator: MSGHSKWATTKHKKAVIDAKRGKLFAKLIKNIEVAARTGGGDPDGNPTLYDAIQKARKNSVPLDNIERARKRGSGEEAGGAEWQTIMYEGYAAGGVALLVECLTDNRNRAASEVRVAVSRNGGNMADAGSVSYLFNRKGVVIVPKEGTTEDDVTLAVLEAGAEEVEDLGESFEIVCEATDLVAVRTALQEAGIEYDSAESSFLPTMEVPVDAETAKKVMRVVDALEDSDDVQNVFTNADIPDEVMAEIS, encoded by the coding sequence ATGAGCGGCCACTCCAAGTGGGCCACCACCAAGCACAAGAAAGCCGTCATCGATGCCAAGCGCGGCAAGCTCTTCGCCAAGCTGATCAAGAACATCGAGGTGGCCGCGCGTACCGGCGGTGGAGACCCCGACGGGAACCCCACGCTCTACGACGCCATCCAGAAGGCGCGCAAGAACTCCGTGCCGCTCGACAACATCGAGCGCGCCCGCAAGCGCGGCTCCGGCGAGGAGGCGGGCGGCGCCGAGTGGCAGACCATCATGTACGAGGGCTACGCCGCCGGTGGCGTAGCCCTGCTGGTGGAGTGCCTGACCGACAACCGCAACCGTGCCGCCTCCGAGGTGCGCGTGGCCGTGTCCCGCAACGGCGGCAACATGGCCGACGCCGGTTCGGTCTCCTACCTCTTCAACCGCAAGGGCGTCGTCATCGTGCCCAAGGAGGGCACCACCGAGGACGACGTGACCCTGGCGGTGCTGGAGGCCGGCGCCGAGGAGGTCGAGGACCTGGGCGAATCCTTCGAGATCGTCTGCGAGGCCACCGACCTGGTCGCCGTGCGCACCGCGCTCCAGGAGGCGGGCATCGAGTACGACTCCGCCGAATCCAGCTTCCTGCCGACCATGGAGGTCCCGGTCGACGCCGAGACCGCCAAGAAGGTCATGCGGGTGGTGGACGCGCTGGAGGACTCCGACGACGTGCAGAACGTCTTCACCAACGCCGACATCCCCGACGAGGTCATGGCCGAGATCAGCTGA
- a CDS encoding alpha/beta fold hydrolase, translating to MSTLSLTRIYRSDAGEIAVRSWCERALGGARDLRSPGAVTAAGRATRVHVLPGGPGTPVLLLSGALLGSANLVATARVLRADRTVLLADLPGHPGTSDSRRPLLGRADAYGAWLDALLPQVTTEPVILLGHSTGAAAALAAMPSPLVAGLVLVGPAGLAAPVMDGERLRATFSWRLSPGERTSSRLLGLLSGPVAAGGATHPLTEWATLVGRHCRPSPVPGILRGEDFRDWSGTPVTVATGAHDRVFTPSLLRGAVRRLLGTDVRTIASAGHLALHEAPARVRDLLREVA from the coding sequence ATGTCCACGCTGTCCCTCACCCGGATCTACCGGTCCGACGCCGGTGAGATCGCGGTGCGCTCCTGGTGCGAGCGCGCACTGGGCGGCGCCCGCGACCTGCGCTCGCCGGGGGCGGTGACCGCCGCCGGACGCGCCACGCGGGTGCACGTCCTCCCGGGCGGGCCGGGGACCCCCGTCCTGCTGCTGTCCGGGGCCCTCCTGGGGTCGGCGAACCTGGTCGCGACCGCGCGGGTGCTGCGCGCCGACCGGACCGTGCTCCTGGCCGACCTGCCCGGACACCCGGGCACGAGCGACTCCCGGCGCCCCCTGCTCGGCCGGGCGGACGCCTACGGCGCCTGGCTGGACGCGCTGTTACCCCAGGTCACCACCGAACCGGTGATCCTGCTCGGGCACTCGACGGGCGCCGCGGCCGCCCTGGCGGCGATGCCCTCACCGCTGGTGGCGGGGCTCGTGCTGGTCGGTCCGGCGGGCCTGGCCGCCCCGGTCATGGACGGCGAGAGGCTGCGCGCCACGTTCTCCTGGCGGCTCTCACCGGGTGAGCGGACCAGTTCGCGGCTCCTGGGCCTGCTCAGCGGGCCCGTCGCCGCGGGCGGCGCGACCCACCCGCTCACGGAGTGGGCGACCCTGGTCGGGCGGCACTGCCGCCCCAGCCCGGTCCCGGGCATACTGCGGGGCGAGGACTTCCGGGACTGGTCGGGCACCCCCGTCACGGTGGCCACCGGAGCCCACGACCGCGTCTTCACACCCTCGCTGCTGCGCGGCGCGGTGCGCAGACTGCTGGGCACCGACGTGCGCACGATCGCGAGCGCGGGCCACCTCGCACTCCACGAGGCGCCCGCGCGCGTGCGCGACCTGCTGCGGGAGGTCGCCTGA
- a CDS encoding NAD(P)/FAD-dependent oxidoreductase produces the protein MADVGRVGGVQHVLVVGAGVVGLSTAWFLQERGVRVTVVDRDGVCSGASWGNAGWLSPGLAIPLNEPGVLRYGLRSLLDRDAPLSVPLSPSPDLWLFLARFAAHCRWDAWERAVRANLPLNTGALDAFDVLAKGGVETTEVSAPVTALFRSPRSAVALLRELDRITASGLDVGHTALTGAAVREVLPHASGAVGAAVRLDGQRHVDPGALVRNLAASVRERGGRVRTGFEAVGVHREGGAVVTVSGDGERLRSDAVAVCTGAWFDRLAAEHGVRARVRAGRGYSFTVPTDEPVPGPVYLPEARVACTPYQGALRVAGTMEFRGPDDALDPRRVEAIERSATPYLRGVRWQERTDAWVGPRPVTSDGVPLVGATRTPGVFVAGGHGMWGLTHGPVTGGLLAEQIATGVRPGALEALDPLR, from the coding sequence ATGGCGGACGTGGGGCGTGTCGGCGGGGTCCAGCACGTGCTGGTCGTGGGCGCGGGGGTGGTCGGCCTGTCGACGGCCTGGTTCCTCCAGGAACGCGGCGTCCGCGTCACCGTCGTGGACCGGGACGGGGTCTGCTCCGGAGCCTCCTGGGGCAACGCCGGATGGCTCTCTCCGGGCCTGGCCATCCCCCTGAACGAGCCGGGCGTGCTGCGCTACGGCCTGCGCTCCCTGCTCGACCGCGACGCGCCCCTGTCGGTTCCGCTGTCCCCCTCGCCGGACCTGTGGCTGTTCCTGGCCCGCTTCGCCGCGCACTGCCGCTGGGACGCCTGGGAGAGGGCCGTACGCGCCAACCTGCCCCTCAACACCGGGGCCCTGGACGCCTTCGACGTCCTGGCCAAGGGCGGTGTGGAGACCACCGAGGTCTCCGCGCCCGTCACCGCGCTGTTCCGGTCCCCGCGTTCGGCCGTCGCGCTCCTGCGCGAGCTGGACCGGATCACGGCCTCGGGGCTGGACGTCGGCCACACCGCCCTCACCGGGGCGGCGGTCCGCGAGGTCCTCCCCCACGCCTCGGGGGCCGTGGGGGCGGCGGTGCGCCTGGACGGGCAGCGCCACGTGGACCCCGGCGCCCTCGTCCGCAACCTGGCGGCCTCGGTGCGCGAGCGCGGCGGTCGGGTGCGCACCGGGTTCGAGGCGGTCGGCGTCCACCGGGAGGGCGGCGCGGTCGTCACCGTCTCCGGCGACGGCGAGCGGCTGCGCTCCGACGCGGTCGCGGTGTGCACGGGCGCCTGGTTCGACCGGCTGGCCGCCGAGCACGGCGTGCGCGCCCGGGTCCGCGCCGGGAGGGGCTACTCCTTCACCGTCCCCACCGACGAGCCGGTGCCCGGCCCCGTCTACCTGCCGGAGGCCCGCGTGGCGTGCACCCCCTACCAGGGGGCGTTGCGGGTCGCCGGAACGATGGAGTTCCGGGGTCCCGACGACGCGCTCGACCCGCGCCGGGTCGAGGCCATCGAGCGCTCGGCCACCCCCTACCTCAGGGGGGTGCGCTGGCAGGAGCGCACCGACGCCTGGGTGGGGCCCAGGCCGGTCACCTCCGACGGTGTGCCCCTGGTGGGGGCCACCCGCACCCCCGGCGTCTTCGTCGCGGGCGGCCACGGCATGTGGGGGCTCACGCACGGCCCGGTCACCGGCGGCCTCCTGGCCGAGCAGATCGCGACCGGCGTCCGCCCGGGCGCGCTGGAGGCGCTCGACCCGCTGCGCTGA
- a CDS encoding tartrate dehydrogenase — MKHYRVATIPGDGIGKEVLPPARAVLDRIGAHHALSFSYDEFDWSCARYLAEGAMMPDDGLDRIRHHDAVLLGAVGWPGVPDHVSLWGLLIPIRRGFHQYVNLRPISVLEGVPSPVARALPGEVDFVVVRENNEGEYSRVGGRIHEGTPYEAALQESVFTRMGVERVLDHAFALAGRRGGRLTSATKSNGIVHTMPFWDELVAERAARHPEVAWEQEHIDALAAKIVLDPARFDVIVGSNLFGDILSDLAAAVAGGIGVAPSANLNPEREYPSMFEPVHGSAPDIAGKGLANPLGAIWSASMMLDHLGHPEAGAQVMDAVRAVLASSPVRTADLGGSAGTDEFTAEVLSRLP, encoded by the coding sequence ATGAAGCACTACCGCGTCGCCACGATCCCCGGTGACGGCATCGGCAAGGAGGTCCTGCCGCCCGCCCGGGCCGTCCTGGACCGGATCGGCGCCCACCACGCGCTCTCCTTCTCCTACGACGAGTTCGACTGGTCCTGCGCGCGCTACCTGGCCGAGGGCGCCATGATGCCCGACGACGGCCTGGACCGGATCCGCCACCACGACGCCGTCCTGCTGGGCGCCGTGGGATGGCCCGGCGTCCCCGACCACGTGTCGCTGTGGGGGCTGCTCATCCCCATCCGCCGCGGCTTCCACCAGTACGTCAACCTGCGGCCGATCAGCGTCCTGGAGGGGGTGCCCAGCCCGGTCGCGCGGGCGCTGCCCGGCGAGGTCGACTTCGTGGTCGTGCGCGAGAACAACGAGGGCGAGTACTCGCGTGTGGGCGGACGGATCCACGAGGGCACCCCGTACGAGGCGGCCCTCCAGGAGTCGGTGTTCACCCGCATGGGCGTGGAACGGGTGCTCGACCACGCCTTCGCCCTGGCCGGGCGGCGCGGCGGCAGGCTGACCTCGGCCACCAAGTCCAACGGCATCGTGCACACCATGCCGTTCTGGGACGAGCTGGTGGCCGAGCGCGCGGCGCGCCACCCGGAGGTGGCCTGGGAACAGGAGCACATCGACGCCCTGGCCGCCAAGATCGTCCTGGACCCGGCGCGGTTCGACGTCATCGTGGGCTCGAACCTGTTCGGCGACATCCTCAGCGACCTGGCCGCCGCCGTGGCGGGCGGTATCGGGGTGGCTCCGTCGGCCAACCTCAACCCCGAGCGCGAGTACCCGTCGATGTTCGAGCCGGTGCACGGCTCGGCGCCCGACATCGCGGGCAAGGGGCTGGCCAACCCGCTGGGGGCCATCTGGTCGGCGTCGATGATGCTCGACCACCTGGGCCACCCCGAGGCGGGCGCGCAGGTCATGGACGCGGTCCGCGCCGTGCTGGCCTCCTCCCCCGTGCGCACGGCCGACCTGGGCGGCAGCGCGGGCACGGACGAGTTCACCGCCGAGGTGCTCTCCCGCCTGCCCTGA
- a CDS encoding alpha/beta fold hydrolase — translation MSDLLPSGFARRTVDAGGVRVNVRLGGDGPPLLLLHGYPQTHLIWHRVAPLLADRFTLVMTDLRGYGDSDKPASDERHAPYAKRAMARDQYLVMRGLGFDSFAVAGHDRGGRVGHRLALDHPEAVTALCALDIVPTRYAFEHADAEFALGYHHWFFLAAGNGIPEHLIGQDPDFWVRTRMNARHHGGTPFAPAAVDEYVRCFRDPAAIHASCEDYRAAASIDLEHDRADAGRRLECPVLLLWGRHSFVGRHYDVPDAWSGYARDVRGHALDCDHYVPEEAPEATARHLRAFLGGGSAP, via the coding sequence ATGAGCGACCTCCTCCCCTCCGGATTCGCCCGCCGCACCGTGGACGCCGGGGGCGTGCGCGTCAACGTCCGTCTGGGCGGGGACGGCCCCCCGCTCCTGCTGCTGCACGGCTACCCGCAGACGCACCTGATCTGGCACCGCGTCGCACCGCTCCTGGCGGACCGGTTCACGCTGGTCATGACCGACCTGCGCGGTTACGGGGACAGCGACAAGCCCGCCTCCGACGAGCGGCACGCCCCCTACGCCAAGCGGGCCATGGCGCGGGACCAGTACCTCGTCATGCGCGGACTGGGCTTCGACTCCTTCGCCGTGGCGGGCCACGACCGCGGCGGCCGAGTCGGCCACCGCCTCGCCCTGGACCACCCGGAGGCGGTGACGGCGCTGTGCGCGCTGGACATCGTGCCGACCCGGTACGCCTTCGAGCACGCCGACGCCGAGTTCGCCCTCGGGTACCACCACTGGTTCTTCCTGGCTGCGGGCAACGGCATCCCCGAGCACCTCATCGGGCAGGACCCGGACTTCTGGGTCCGCACCCGCATGAACGCCCGCCACCACGGCGGCACCCCCTTCGCACCCGCCGCCGTGGACGAGTACGTGCGCTGCTTCCGCGACCCGGCCGCGATCCACGCCTCCTGCGAGGACTACCGGGCGGCGGCCTCGATCGACCTGGAGCACGACCGGGCCGACGCCGGGCGCCGCCTGGAGTGCCCTGTCCTGCTGTTGTGGGGACGGCACAGCTTCGTGGGCCGCCACTACGACGTGCCGGACGCCTGGAGCGGATACGCCCGCGACGTGCGCGGCCACGCGCTGGACTGCGACCACTACGTGCCCGAGGAGGCGCCCGAGGCCACGGCGCGGCACCTGCGCGCGTTCCTGGGCGGGGGCTCCGCGCCCTGA
- a CDS encoding LysR family transcriptional regulator produces MDVRQLEYFLAVVDHGGVNRAASALYLSQPSLSQAVRALERDLGSDLFHRIGRRVVLTGAGRALVEPAREAVRALELARSAVESVRELRGGRVDVAVLPTQAIEPLTGLVAGFTRRHPEVSVSVRSALTTRDAVEMVRTGACELGVVATSEPFARTGVRAHPLVRQSFVLLAPPDGPFSAGEPVRAQRLEGQRLIVGQHGSGMRRFVDELVAGGLDARVAVESEHRVSLLPLVLGGAGIAVVTDAWRDLAERAGALVLDLEPTGHLYVSLVSRRGPLTAAAEAFVAHAVDWSAGADPGHAGGPGSDVLTGGSG; encoded by the coding sequence GTGGACGTCCGGCAGCTGGAGTACTTCCTGGCCGTGGTCGACCACGGCGGGGTGAACCGGGCGGCCTCGGCCCTGTACCTGTCCCAGCCGTCCCTGTCGCAGGCGGTCCGGGCCCTGGAACGCGACCTGGGCAGCGACCTCTTCCACCGCATCGGCCGCCGTGTAGTGCTGACCGGGGCGGGACGCGCGCTGGTCGAGCCCGCCCGGGAGGCGGTGCGCGCCCTGGAGCTGGCCCGCTCGGCGGTCGAGTCGGTGCGGGAGCTGCGCGGCGGACGGGTGGACGTGGCCGTGCTGCCCACCCAGGCGATCGAGCCGCTGACCGGCCTGGTGGCGGGCTTCACCCGGCGCCACCCGGAGGTGTCGGTGTCGGTCCGCAGTGCGCTGACCACGCGCGACGCCGTGGAGATGGTGCGCACCGGCGCCTGCGAACTCGGTGTGGTGGCCACCTCCGAGCCCTTCGCGCGGACGGGGGTGCGCGCCCATCCGCTGGTGCGCCAGAGCTTCGTGCTGCTCGCCCCGCCCGACGGGCCCTTCAGCGCGGGGGAACCCGTGCGCGCCCAGCGGCTGGAAGGGCAGCGGTTGATCGTGGGACAGCACGGTTCGGGCATGCGACGGTTCGTCGACGAACTGGTCGCGGGCGGCCTGGACGCCCGGGTCGCCGTGGAGAGCGAGCACCGGGTGTCCCTCCTGCCGCTGGTGCTGGGCGGGGCCGGGATCGCGGTGGTCACCGACGCCTGGCGGGACCTGGCCGAGCGGGCCGGGGCGCTGGTGCTGGACCTGGAGCCCACCGGCCACCTGTACGTGTCCCTGGTCAGCAGGAGGGGGCCGCTCACCGCGGCGGCGGAGGCGTTCGTGGCCCACGCGGTGGACTGGTCCGCGGGGGCGGACCCGGGCCACGCGGGCGGACCCGGGAGCGACGTCCTCACCGGGGGTTCGGGCTGA
- a CDS encoding PPOX class F420-dependent oxidoreductase — MTSLSDPRVRDFLLQGTRTGMLAYTASDGRPLAAPVWFVVEDGDIVFNTGASTAKGRSIARDPRVALTVDLPEPPYAFVQVQGEAVVSEDPDELVRTATAIARRYMGPERAEEFGRRNGVPGELAVRLRPTRVVSAFDMVG; from the coding sequence GTGACTTCTCTCTCCGACCCCCGGGTCCGCGACTTCCTGCTCCAGGGCACCCGCACCGGGATGCTCGCCTACACCGCCTCGGACGGACGGCCGCTGGCGGCACCGGTGTGGTTCGTCGTCGAGGACGGCGACATCGTCTTCAACACCGGCGCCTCCACCGCGAAGGGCCGGTCCATCGCGCGCGACCCCAGGGTGGCGCTCACCGTGGACCTGCCCGAACCGCCGTACGCCTTCGTGCAGGTGCAGGGCGAGGCCGTCGTGTCCGAGGACCCCGACGAGCTGGTGCGCACCGCCACCGCGATCGCCCGCCGCTACATGGGGCCCGAGCGGGCCGAGGAGTTCGGGCGGCGCAACGGCGTGCCCGGCGAGCTCGCGGTGCGGCTGCGCCCGACCAGGGTGGTCTCCGCCTTCGACATGGTCGGCTGA
- a CDS encoding adenylosuccinate synthetase, which produces MTGATAPWADGNAVVVDLGFGDAGKGVTVDLLCARRRFGAVVRANGGAQAAHNVVTPDGRHHTFAQFGAGTLAPGGPVPTHLSRLMVVDPFALAAEAGHLASLGVADPFALVTVDRRALISTPWHRAANQARERARGEARHGSCGMGVGETVAYALARPEDAPTAGDCARPDALRRKLRRLADHLHAVRRALEPPGAAPDPGVGDTAAGTGPTTACGAVAGSSAAPNRGAGARPETEPDVEECVEAYLAFARRVRLVDEDYLPRLLDRSPVVFEGAQGVLLDEWHGFHPYTTWSTTTTANPLALLAEAGRPGDARRIGVVRTYTTRHGAGPLVAEDPELGAVLAEAHNGAHPWQGAFRVGHFDAVAHRYALAATGGVDSLVVTHADAPARAGGRLRWCTGYTSPDGSGLEPLPAPAPAPSGPGAAVTGAALADAAARLDRQERLARALLAARPVLAPAPGSPAEAVGEELGLPLEAVFSGPTRADARVPSRV; this is translated from the coding sequence GTGACCGGCGCGACCGCCCCGTGGGCCGACGGGAACGCCGTCGTCGTCGACCTGGGGTTCGGCGACGCGGGCAAGGGCGTGACGGTCGACCTGCTGTGCGCGCGGCGGCGCTTCGGCGCCGTCGTGCGCGCCAACGGTGGCGCCCAGGCCGCGCACAACGTGGTGACCCCCGACGGCCGCCACCACACGTTCGCCCAGTTCGGCGCGGGCACGCTGGCCCCCGGCGGCCCGGTGCCCACGCACCTGTCGCGGCTGATGGTGGTGGACCCCTTCGCCCTGGCCGCCGAGGCCGGGCACCTGGCCTCGCTCGGCGTGGCCGACCCGTTCGCGCTGGTCACCGTGGACCGCCGGGCGCTGATCAGCACGCCGTGGCACCGGGCGGCCAACCAGGCGCGGGAGCGGGCGCGGGGCGAGGCCCGGCACGGCTCCTGCGGGATGGGGGTGGGCGAGACCGTGGCCTACGCGCTGGCCCGCCCCGAGGACGCGCCCACCGCCGGCGACTGCGCGCGGCCGGACGCGCTGCGCCGCAAGCTGCGCCGCCTGGCCGACCACCTGCACGCGGTGCGCCGCGCCCTGGAGCCCCCGGGCGCGGCCCCCGACCCCGGTGTCGGGGACACCGCGGCCGGAACCGGGCCGACGACGGCCTGCGGCGCGGTGGCAGGGTCCAGCGCGGCCCCGAACCGCGGTGCCGGGGCCCGGCCCGAGACCGAGCCGGACGTCGAGGAGTGCGTGGAGGCCTACCTGGCCTTCGCGCGGCGGGTGCGGTTGGTGGACGAGGATTACCTGCCCCGGCTGCTCGACCGCTCCCCCGTGGTGTTCGAGGGGGCGCAGGGGGTGCTGTTGGACGAGTGGCACGGGTTCCACCCGTACACCACCTGGTCCACGACGACCACCGCGAACCCGCTCGCGCTCCTGGCCGAGGCCGGGCGCCCCGGCGACGCCCGCCGGATCGGTGTGGTGCGCACCTACACCACCCGGCACGGCGCGGGCCCGCTCGTGGCCGAGGACCCGGAGCTGGGCGCGGTACTGGCCGAGGCGCACAACGGCGCGCACCCGTGGCAGGGGGCGTTCCGGGTCGGGCACTTCGACGCGGTGGCGCACCGGTACGCGCTCGCCGCCACCGGCGGGGTGGACTCGCTGGTGGTCACGCACGCCGACGCCCCCGCGCGGGCGGGCGGGCGGCTGCGCTGGTGCACGGGCTACACCTCGCCGGACGGGTCCGGCCTGGAACCGCTCCCCGCGCCGGCCCCCGCGCCCAGCGGGCCGGGCGCCGCCGTGACGGGCGCGGCCCTGGCGGACGCCGCGGCGCGCCTGGACCGGCAGGAGCGCCTGGCCCGCGCCCTGCTGGCGGCGCGGCCCGTACTCGCCCCCGCGCCCGGCTCCCCCGCCGAGGCCGTCGGCGAGGAGCTGGGTCTGCCCCTGGAGGCGGTGTTCTCGGGGCCGACCCGCGCCGACGCCCGCGTTCCGTCCCGTGTCTGA